A genomic stretch from Neomonachus schauinslandi chromosome 16, ASM220157v2, whole genome shotgun sequence includes:
- the PRODH2 gene encoding hydroxyproline dehydrogenase isoform X3: MMLRTCRVLCSQAGPSAGGWQPLSFDGGAFHLKGTGELTRALLVLRLCAWPPLVTHGLALQAWSQRLLGSRLSGALLRASIYGQFVAGETAEEVKGCVQQLQTLGLRPLLAVPTEEEPDSAVKTGEAWYEGNFSAMLRCVDLSRGLLETPGPTGNILMQLKVTALTSARLCKELTSWIRKPGASLELSPERLAEAMDSGRDLQVSHLNAEQNQHLRASLSRLHRVVKHARAQHVRLLVDAEYTFLNPALSLLVDALAMRWNGPGEGGPWVWNTYQAYLKDTHERLRRAAEAADRAGLAFGVKLVRGAYLDKEREVARHHGTEDPTQPDYEATSQSYSRCLELMLTQVSHRGPMCHLMVASHNEESVHQATKRMWELGIPLDGPVCFGQLLGMCDHVSLALGQASYAVYKSIPYGSLEEVIPYLIRRAQENRSVLQGARREQKLLSQELRRRVLGGA, from the exons ATGATGCTGCGGACCTGTCGTGTGCTCTGTTCCCAAGCTGGACCCTCCGCTGGGGGCTGGCAGCCCTTGAGCTTTGATGGTGGGGCTTTTCACCTCAAAGGCACAGGAGAACTGACACGAGCTTTGTTGGTGCTGCGGCTGTGTGCCTGGCCCCCTCTGGTCACACATGGCCTGGCg CTCCAGGCCTGGTCTCAGCGACTCCTGGGCTCCCGGCTCTCAGGCGCACTTCTCCGAGCATCTATCTATGGGCAGTTTGTGGCTGGTGAGACAGCAGAGGAGGTGAAGGGCTGTGTCCAACAGCTCCAGACCCTAGGCCTTCGGCCCCTGCTGGCAGTACCCACTGAGGAGGAGCCAGACTCAGCTGTCAAGACTGG TGAGGCCTGGTATGAGGGGAACTTCAGTGCTATGCTTCGGTGTGTGGACCTGTCACGAGGCCTGCTGGAGACCCCTGGCCCGACTGGGAACATCCTTATGCAGCTGAAGGTGACGGCGCTGACCAGTGCTCGGCTCTGT AAGGAGCTAACCTCATGGATCAGAAAACCAGGGGCTTCCTTGGAGCTGAGCCCCGAGAGGCTGGCTGAAGCCATGGACTCTGGGCGG GATCTCCAGGTCTCCCACCTCAATGCCGAGCAAAACCAGCATCTCCGGGCCTCTCTGAGCCGCTTGCACCGGGTAGTCAAG CATGCCCGAGCCCAGCACGTGAGGCTCCTGGTGGACGCTGAGTACACCTTCCTGAACCCGGCTCTCTCTCTGCTGGTGGATGCCCTGGCCATGCGCTGGAACGGCCCCGGGGAAGGCGGGCCCTGGGTGTGGAACACTTACCAGGCCTATCTGAAG GACACACACGAGCGGCTGAGGCGGGCCGCGGAGGCCGCTGACAGGGCTGGCCTGGCCTTCGGAGTCAAGTTGGTACGAGGGGCATATCTAGACAAGGAGAGAGAGGTGGCTCGGCACCATGGGACAGAAGACCCCACTCAGCCGGACTATGAGGCTACCAGTCAGAG TTACAGCCGCTGTCTGGAGCTGATGCTGACCCAGGTGTCCCACCGTGGCCCCATGTGCCATCTCATGGTGGCTTCCCACAATGAGGAATCTGTTCACCAGGCGACCAAGCG CATGTGGGAGCTGGGCATTCCTCTGGACGGACCTGTCTGTTTTGGACAACTTCTAGGGATGTGCGACCACGTCTCCTTGGCACTGG GGCAGGCCAGCTATGCTGTGTATAAGTCCATCCCTTATGgttccctggaggaggtgatccCCTACCTGATCCGGAGGGCCCAGGAGAACCGGAGCGTGCTGCAGGGTGCCCGCAGGGAACAGAAGCTGCTCAGCCAAGAACTTCGACGGAGAGTGCTGGGCGGGGCCTGA
- the PRODH2 gene encoding hydroxyproline dehydrogenase isoform X1, translating into MLRTCRVLCSQAGPSAGGWQPLSFDGGAFHLKGTGELTRALLVLRLCAWPPLVTHGLALQAWSQRLLGSRLSGALLRASIYGQFVAGETAEEVKGCVQQLQTLGLRPLLAVPTEEEPDSAVKTGEAWYEGNFSAMLRCVDLSRGLLETPGPTGNILMQLKVTALTSARLCKELTSWIRKPGASLELSPERLAEAMDSGRDLQVSHLNAEQNQHLRASLSRLHRVVKHARAQHVRLLVDAEYTFLNPALSLLVDALAMRWNGPGEGGPWVWNTYQAYLKDTHERLRRAAEAADRAGLAFGVKLVRGAYLDKEREVARHHGTEDPTQPDYEATSQSYSRCLELMLTQVSHRGPMCHLMVASHNEESVHQATKRAGQLCCV; encoded by the exons ATGCTGCGGACCTGTCGTGTGCTCTGTTCCCAAGCTGGACCCTCCGCTGGGGGCTGGCAGCCCTTGAGCTTTGATGGTGGGGCTTTTCACCTCAAAGGCACAGGAGAACTGACACGAGCTTTGTTGGTGCTGCGGCTGTGTGCCTGGCCCCCTCTGGTCACACATGGCCTGGCg CTCCAGGCCTGGTCTCAGCGACTCCTGGGCTCCCGGCTCTCAGGCGCACTTCTCCGAGCATCTATCTATGGGCAGTTTGTGGCTGGTGAGACAGCAGAGGAGGTGAAGGGCTGTGTCCAACAGCTCCAGACCCTAGGCCTTCGGCCCCTGCTGGCAGTACCCACTGAGGAGGAGCCAGACTCAGCTGTCAAGACTGG TGAGGCCTGGTATGAGGGGAACTTCAGTGCTATGCTTCGGTGTGTGGACCTGTCACGAGGCCTGCTGGAGACCCCTGGCCCGACTGGGAACATCCTTATGCAGCTGAAGGTGACGGCGCTGACCAGTGCTCGGCTCTGT AAGGAGCTAACCTCATGGATCAGAAAACCAGGGGCTTCCTTGGAGCTGAGCCCCGAGAGGCTGGCTGAAGCCATGGACTCTGGGCGG GATCTCCAGGTCTCCCACCTCAATGCCGAGCAAAACCAGCATCTCCGGGCCTCTCTGAGCCGCTTGCACCGGGTAGTCAAG CATGCCCGAGCCCAGCACGTGAGGCTCCTGGTGGACGCTGAGTACACCTTCCTGAACCCGGCTCTCTCTCTGCTGGTGGATGCCCTGGCCATGCGCTGGAACGGCCCCGGGGAAGGCGGGCCCTGGGTGTGGAACACTTACCAGGCCTATCTGAAG GACACACACGAGCGGCTGAGGCGGGCCGCGGAGGCCGCTGACAGGGCTGGCCTGGCCTTCGGAGTCAAGTTGGTACGAGGGGCATATCTAGACAAGGAGAGAGAGGTGGCTCGGCACCATGGGACAGAAGACCCCACTCAGCCGGACTATGAGGCTACCAGTCAGAG TTACAGCCGCTGTCTGGAGCTGATGCTGACCCAGGTGTCCCACCGTGGCCCCATGTGCCATCTCATGGTGGCTTCCCACAATGAGGAATCTGTTCACCAGGCGACCAAGCG GGCAGGCCAGCTATGCTGTGTATAA
- the PRODH2 gene encoding hydroxyproline dehydrogenase isoform X2, protein MLRTCRVLCSQAGPSAGGWQPLSFDGGAFHLKGTGELTRALLVLRLCAWPPLVTHGLALQAWSQRLLGSRLSGALLRASIYGQFVAGETAEEVKGCVQQLQTLGLRPLLAVPTEEEPDSAVKTGEAWYEGNFSAMLRCVDLSRGLLETPGPTGNILMQLKVTALTSARLCKELTSWIRKPGASLELSPERLAEAMDSGRDLQVSHLNAEQNQHLRASLSRLHRVVKDTHERLRRAAEAADRAGLAFGVKLVRGAYLDKEREVARHHGTEDPTQPDYEATSQSYSRCLELMLTQVSHRGPMCHLMVASHNEESVHQATKRAGQLCCV, encoded by the exons ATGCTGCGGACCTGTCGTGTGCTCTGTTCCCAAGCTGGACCCTCCGCTGGGGGCTGGCAGCCCTTGAGCTTTGATGGTGGGGCTTTTCACCTCAAAGGCACAGGAGAACTGACACGAGCTTTGTTGGTGCTGCGGCTGTGTGCCTGGCCCCCTCTGGTCACACATGGCCTGGCg CTCCAGGCCTGGTCTCAGCGACTCCTGGGCTCCCGGCTCTCAGGCGCACTTCTCCGAGCATCTATCTATGGGCAGTTTGTGGCTGGTGAGACAGCAGAGGAGGTGAAGGGCTGTGTCCAACAGCTCCAGACCCTAGGCCTTCGGCCCCTGCTGGCAGTACCCACTGAGGAGGAGCCAGACTCAGCTGTCAAGACTGG TGAGGCCTGGTATGAGGGGAACTTCAGTGCTATGCTTCGGTGTGTGGACCTGTCACGAGGCCTGCTGGAGACCCCTGGCCCGACTGGGAACATCCTTATGCAGCTGAAGGTGACGGCGCTGACCAGTGCTCGGCTCTGT AAGGAGCTAACCTCATGGATCAGAAAACCAGGGGCTTCCTTGGAGCTGAGCCCCGAGAGGCTGGCTGAAGCCATGGACTCTGGGCGG GATCTCCAGGTCTCCCACCTCAATGCCGAGCAAAACCAGCATCTCCGGGCCTCTCTGAGCCGCTTGCACCGGGTAGTCAAG GACACACACGAGCGGCTGAGGCGGGCCGCGGAGGCCGCTGACAGGGCTGGCCTGGCCTTCGGAGTCAAGTTGGTACGAGGGGCATATCTAGACAAGGAGAGAGAGGTGGCTCGGCACCATGGGACAGAAGACCCCACTCAGCCGGACTATGAGGCTACCAGTCAGAG TTACAGCCGCTGTCTGGAGCTGATGCTGACCCAGGTGTCCCACCGTGGCCCCATGTGCCATCTCATGGTGGCTTCCCACAATGAGGAATCTGTTCACCAGGCGACCAAGCG GGCAGGCCAGCTATGCTGTGTATAA